The following proteins come from a genomic window of Streptomyces liliiviolaceus:
- a CDS encoding DoxX family protein, producing the protein MDTIWLTGAEWVAVLRVGLGLWWLESWRHKDKKGWFERGTGIAWAADVAAKHRWTSVRSGFDVVVAPRPRTMAYVVVYAELALGLGLVVGFLTPIALVGGLLLNLLYLVLMIHDWAEQGQNAMMALISLVALFGMSWQTWSLDSALGLF; encoded by the coding sequence ATGGACACCATCTGGCTCACCGGTGCGGAATGGGTCGCCGTGCTCCGGGTCGGGCTCGGGCTGTGGTGGCTGGAGAGCTGGCGGCACAAGGACAAGAAGGGCTGGTTCGAGCGGGGCACCGGGATCGCCTGGGCGGCCGACGTCGCCGCGAAGCACCGGTGGACCTCGGTGCGCAGCGGCTTCGACGTGGTCGTCGCGCCCCGGCCGCGCACGATGGCGTACGTCGTCGTGTACGCGGAACTCGCCCTGGGCCTCGGCCTCGTCGTGGGCTTCCTGACCCCGATCGCCCTGGTCGGCGGTCTGCTGCTCAATCTCCTCTACCTCGTCCTGATGATCCACGACTGGGCCGAGCAGGGGCAGAACGCGATGATGGCCCTCATCTCCCTCGTGGCCCTGTTCGGCATGTCCTGGCAGACGTGGTCGCTGGACAGCGCGCTGGGACTCTTCTGA
- a CDS encoding ATP-binding protein, with translation MGKTYLLRALVEQYGGFYFGATAGTEAESLRQFSAALAEYASSPVAFSFATWDDAISYLFGLASPRKGDTPGGADPKAPLLVVIDEFPYLAKVAPELPSLIQRETDRFQVEGSRMRLLLCGSAMSVMGGLLASTAPLRGRAQIELVVRPFGYRAAADFWDVGGDPALAARLHAVVGGTPAYRRQFLADDVPGSLADFDDWLCRTVLSPFSPLFREARYLLAEEADIRDTALYHSVLAAVAQGNTTRGGIAGYIGRKSVDISHPLNVLEDSHLLAREEDVFRAGKSQYRITEPLINFYEAVMRPSWARLESGQAQEVWAQSAERFAAQVAGPHFETVCREYVLGPGRSLLSTSLGTVGGGVVTDPKERRQIQIDVAVVEPGSGGSAQSVALLGEVKWGTVMGVGHLERLRRARELLAVRGMDTGHCGLACFSAAGFSEALRVEARQGGVLLVGLDELYGRAVPEGVLT, from the coding sequence ATGGGCAAGACCTACCTGCTGCGCGCGCTTGTCGAGCAGTACGGAGGGTTCTACTTCGGCGCCACGGCGGGGACCGAGGCGGAGTCCCTCCGCCAGTTCAGCGCAGCCCTGGCCGAGTACGCCAGTTCCCCGGTGGCCTTCTCCTTCGCCACGTGGGACGACGCGATCTCGTATCTCTTCGGGCTCGCCTCCCCCCGAAAGGGCGACACTCCGGGAGGTGCCGACCCGAAGGCGCCGCTTCTCGTGGTCATCGACGAGTTTCCGTACCTGGCGAAGGTGGCGCCGGAGCTCCCCTCGCTCATCCAGCGGGAGACCGACCGCTTCCAGGTGGAGGGGAGTCGGATGAGGCTCCTCCTGTGCGGCTCGGCCATGTCGGTCATGGGTGGGCTGCTGGCCAGCACGGCACCCTTGCGTGGCCGTGCCCAAATCGAACTCGTCGTACGGCCTTTCGGGTATCGGGCGGCGGCGGACTTCTGGGATGTCGGCGGCGATCCGGCACTGGCCGCCAGGCTGCACGCCGTTGTCGGAGGGACCCCCGCGTATCGTCGGCAGTTCCTTGCGGACGACGTTCCCGGCAGTTTGGCCGACTTCGACGACTGGCTCTGCCGCACCGTCCTCTCGCCGTTCAGTCCTCTCTTCCGGGAGGCGCGGTATCTGCTCGCCGAGGAGGCGGACATCCGTGACACCGCCCTGTATCACTCGGTGCTGGCGGCTGTGGCGCAGGGCAACACGACGCGGGGCGGTATCGCCGGCTACATCGGACGCAAGTCCGTCGACATCTCCCATCCGCTCAATGTGCTGGAGGACAGCCATCTCCTCGCGCGAGAGGAAGATGTCTTTCGGGCCGGCAAGTCGCAGTACCGCATCACCGAACCGCTGATCAACTTTTATGAGGCCGTCATGCGGCCGTCCTGGGCGCGGTTGGAGAGTGGCCAGGCCCAGGAGGTGTGGGCGCAGTCCGCAGAGCGCTTCGCCGCTCAGGTGGCGGGGCCGCACTTCGAGACGGTGTGCCGTGAGTACGTGCTGGGGCCGGGGAGATCCCTGCTCAGTACTTCTCTCGGAACTGTCGGCGGCGGCGTGGTGACGGATCCGAAGGAACGTCGGCAGATTCAGATCGACGTGGCCGTCGTCGAGCCGGGCTCCGGTGGCAGTGCGCAGTCGGTTGCTCTGCTCGGTGAGGTGAAGTGGGGCACGGTCATGGGAGTCGGTCACCTGGAACGCCTCCGTCGGGCCAGAGAGCTGCTCGCCGTGCGGGGGATGGACACCGGGCATTGCGGCCTGGCGTGCTTCAGTGCTGCCGGCTTCAGTGAAGCGCTGCGTGTCGAAGCCAGGCAGGGGGGCGTACTGCTGGTCGGACTGGATGAGTTGTACGGAAGGGCGGTCCCCGAAGGAGTCCTGACCTGA
- the pglX gene encoding BREX-2 system adenine-specific DNA-methyltransferase PglX yields the protein MDNGLLGDLLGLTARIESDLRTRVPADPAVENLRDEYKTARQAGLTSGTWAGWLDARLSQVATAWVLATVMIRFCEDNELLDIPFAVHPADLTGEDSYSARTHTTAGDVLVHAVDRLRAHPAMASVFDGSGHPFRQLRPSDEVGREVLSVWRRRNPDGTLRHDFTDASRSTEFLADLHSALNERARKSYGQTSTPRFVVDLIHDLVLEPALAEYAADRTSGTGGLSGFRVVDPACGSGAFLLDAYERLFRRWSDTRPDMSPWQRAARALRSVHGCDIDPGAVNVTRFRLLLAAMNSTGERRLDKVPDLSLVVATGDSLLYGRTTRPSRTTSPGLLRSEFDECQAHPSEVDEYAARHGFLLPASYHVVTTNPPYITVADKALSATYRDLYESCSGAYTLPVPFTELAFELARRGEAGGRVGLFTSNSFMKREFGRNLVEHTLARVEITHVIDTSGAYIPGHGTPTVILAGRNHVADPGTPVHTVVGRRSEPSAPAVPEQGHVWQSLRALAFMTGAVSEWAESYEQDRKQLSVFPWSLTPLAARDVLRRMETGERLGDRVVRIGYAANTGADDLFCATGGTFRRQGAEESATVPVLTGSEVRDWSASPALKAFFPRTPQRFDPVIDLHSLPGHHRRLWPYRTVLKERKGAKKSSPWYDWHHIASTGDAHPWSLVFPWVATHPHFSLLRGAAVPLNSAPVIKLPKSTSAESHLGLLGTLNSSAVSFWLKQMSQSKGQSRVDQLRGSEAGGDAWAKIYEFTSTRLLDLPLPAEFPVAEAAELDRLSAESQHVLREIAAPDTRVTADFLGSAKARSSSLRARMIALQEELDWEVYAHYNLISDAGELTGPVEDVPALAIGERAFEIVLARRAATGEVQTQWFTRHSATPLTDVPQHWPPAYRDLVRRRVDAIQRSTSLGLLEQPEYKRRWAVEPWEARIHAVLRQRLLDHCEAPHLWFEISPTGRQPVPRTVRQLTELLGGNEDFTRLAGLYAPAAGVSEVLLDLLTDEHVPQAAPLRYKASGLAKRRVWEETWEAQRREDRQEIADDVHHSTPAPPRFMAVDFMKPSYWRHRGKFDIPDERFVSLASSASPLSPLTPIGWAGWSADERALAVCRLLASDSHAHAQRPASAVPLLRAFADLLPWTAAVTRGTAPSPPLEGSESLRHAYEQHLTRLGLSAEDVDTWRPPAPKRGRPRRGA from the coding sequence GTGGACAACGGCCTGCTGGGCGACCTGCTGGGGCTCACAGCCCGCATCGAGTCGGACCTGCGCACTCGCGTCCCCGCCGATCCGGCCGTCGAGAATCTGCGCGACGAGTACAAGACCGCCAGGCAGGCCGGGCTGACGTCAGGGACATGGGCAGGCTGGCTGGATGCCCGGCTCTCCCAGGTGGCGACCGCGTGGGTACTCGCGACCGTGATGATCCGGTTCTGCGAGGACAACGAGCTGCTCGACATCCCCTTCGCTGTTCATCCGGCCGACCTCACGGGCGAGGACTCCTACTCGGCCCGCACACACACGACGGCAGGCGACGTGCTGGTACACGCCGTCGACCGACTCCGCGCGCATCCCGCGATGGCCTCCGTGTTCGACGGCTCCGGGCATCCCTTCCGTCAGCTGCGCCCCAGCGACGAGGTCGGCAGGGAAGTGCTGTCCGTCTGGCGCCGCCGGAACCCGGACGGCACTCTCCGGCACGACTTCACCGACGCCTCACGCTCCACGGAGTTCCTCGCCGATCTCCACTCGGCGCTCAACGAGCGGGCACGGAAGTCGTACGGCCAAACCTCCACTCCTCGGTTCGTGGTCGACCTCATCCACGATCTGGTACTCGAACCGGCCCTCGCGGAATACGCGGCGGACCGGACATCGGGCACCGGGGGGCTGTCCGGATTCCGGGTCGTCGACCCCGCTTGCGGCTCGGGAGCGTTCCTCCTCGACGCGTACGAACGGCTCTTCCGGCGTTGGTCCGACACCCGGCCGGACATGAGCCCGTGGCAGCGTGCGGCACGGGCTCTACGATCGGTACACGGCTGCGACATCGACCCGGGCGCTGTGAACGTCACCCGGTTCCGTCTGTTGCTGGCCGCCATGAACAGCACTGGGGAGCGACGTCTCGACAAGGTTCCCGACCTGTCGCTGGTCGTCGCGACCGGTGACTCCCTTCTCTACGGCCGTACAACGCGTCCGAGTCGAACCACGAGTCCGGGTCTGCTGCGCTCCGAGTTCGACGAGTGCCAGGCCCACCCCTCGGAGGTCGACGAGTACGCCGCTCGGCACGGGTTTCTTCTCCCGGCGTCGTACCACGTGGTGACGACCAATCCGCCGTACATCACCGTCGCGGACAAGGCACTGTCCGCGACCTATCGCGACCTCTACGAGAGCTGCAGTGGCGCGTACACGCTGCCGGTTCCCTTCACGGAACTGGCCTTCGAACTCGCGCGGCGGGGCGAAGCGGGCGGCCGGGTCGGTCTTTTCACGTCCAACTCCTTCATGAAGCGTGAGTTCGGACGGAATCTCGTCGAGCACACTCTGGCCAGGGTGGAGATCACGCACGTCATCGACACGTCGGGGGCATACATCCCCGGTCACGGCACACCGACCGTCATCCTCGCGGGCCGCAACCATGTGGCCGATCCCGGTACGCCTGTCCATACGGTCGTGGGCCGCCGGAGTGAACCCTCGGCACCGGCGGTCCCCGAACAGGGACACGTCTGGCAGTCTCTGCGGGCCTTGGCATTCATGACCGGGGCGGTGAGCGAGTGGGCGGAGTCCTACGAGCAGGACCGCAAGCAGTTGAGCGTCTTCCCCTGGAGTCTCACGCCGTTGGCGGCCCGCGACGTGTTGCGCCGCATGGAGACCGGTGAGCGGCTCGGCGACCGGGTCGTGCGCATCGGATACGCCGCCAATACCGGAGCCGACGACCTTTTCTGCGCCACCGGCGGTACGTTCCGGCGCCAGGGCGCCGAGGAGTCTGCCACCGTCCCGGTGCTGACCGGTTCCGAGGTGCGGGACTGGTCGGCGTCCCCAGCACTCAAAGCGTTCTTCCCCCGTACGCCACAGCGCTTCGACCCCGTCATCGACCTGCACAGCCTTCCCGGACACCACCGACGCCTGTGGCCGTACCGAACCGTGTTGAAGGAGCGGAAGGGCGCGAAGAAGTCGTCCCCCTGGTACGACTGGCACCACATCGCGTCCACCGGCGACGCGCATCCGTGGTCCCTCGTCTTCCCCTGGGTGGCCACCCATCCCCACTTCAGCCTGCTCCGGGGTGCTGCCGTTCCCCTCAACTCGGCACCAGTGATCAAGCTGCCGAAGAGCACCTCGGCGGAGTCCCATCTCGGGCTGCTGGGCACCCTCAACAGCTCGGCCGTGAGTTTCTGGCTCAAGCAGATGAGCCAGAGCAAGGGACAGTCACGCGTGGACCAGCTACGTGGCTCCGAAGCTGGCGGTGACGCATGGGCGAAGATCTACGAGTTCACCTCGACCCGGCTTCTCGACCTGCCCCTTCCTGCCGAGTTCCCTGTCGCGGAGGCGGCCGAGCTGGACCGGCTCTCGGCCGAGTCGCAGCACGTCCTGCGGGAGATCGCAGCCCCTGACACCCGCGTCACCGCAGACTTCCTCGGCTCAGCCAAAGCCCGGTCCTCGTCACTCAGAGCACGGATGATCGCCCTTCAGGAAGAACTCGACTGGGAGGTGTACGCCCACTACAACCTGATCTCAGACGCCGGGGAACTGACCGGCCCGGTCGAGGACGTACCCGCCCTCGCCATCGGGGAACGAGCCTTCGAGATCGTGCTCGCCCGGCGCGCCGCGACGGGTGAGGTGCAGACGCAGTGGTTCACGCGTCACTCGGCCACGCCGCTGACCGACGTTCCTCAGCACTGGCCCCCGGCGTACCGAGATCTGGTACGACGCCGGGTGGACGCCATCCAGCGGAGTACCTCCCTGGGGCTGCTGGAGCAGCCGGAGTACAAGCGCCGCTGGGCGGTCGAACCCTGGGAAGCAAGGATCCATGCCGTGCTCCGGCAACGCCTGCTGGACCACTGCGAAGCGCCCCACCTGTGGTTCGAGATCTCCCCGACAGGACGTCAGCCCGTTCCGCGGACCGTCCGCCAACTGACCGAGCTGCTGGGCGGGAACGAGGACTTCACCAGGCTGGCAGGCCTCTACGCTCCCGCTGCCGGGGTGTCCGAAGTGCTGCTGGACCTGCTCACCGACGAACACGTACCCCAGGCAGCACCTCTTCGGTACAAGGCATCGGGCCTCGCCAAGCGTCGCGTCTGGGAAGAGACGTGGGAGGCACAACGTCGAGAGGACCGGCAGGAGATCGCCGACGACGTACACCACTCGACGCCGGCCCCACCGCGCTTCATGGCCGTGGACTTCATGAAACCCTCCTACTGGAGACACCGCGGCAAGTTCGACATCCCTGACGAGCGGTTCGTCTCGTTGGCGTCGTCCGCCTCGCCGCTTTCTCCCCTCACACCGATCGGCTGGGCGGGCTGGTCCGCCGACGAGCGAGCCTTGGCGGTGTGCCGCCTCCTTGCATCCGATTCCCACGCCCACGCACAGCGTCCGGCGTCGGCCGTGCCCTTGCTCAGGGCATTCGCGGATCTACTCCCGTGGACCGCTGCGGTCACTCGCGGCACCGCCCCGTCCCCGCCGCTGGAGGGCAGCGAATCCCTTCGTCACGCCTACGAGCAGCACCTCACCCGCCTGGGCCTCTCGGCCGAGGATGTGGACACGTGGCGCCCCCCAGCCCCGAAGCGGGGCAGGCCACGCAGAGGCGCATAG
- a CDS encoding Zn-ribbon domain-containing OB-fold protein produces MAAGSGVPARYDLPEIDAFTRPYWDAAADGRLLLRRCGACGRAHHYPREFCPHCWSEAVTWERASGRATLYTWSVVHRNDLPPFGARTPYVAAVVDLEEGPRMMTEVVECGEGDLRVEMALEVAFRAEGEGEGEGRVEEGVAVPVFRPRFSS; encoded by the coding sequence ATGGCGGCCGGCTCCGGCGTACCGGCCCGCTACGACCTGCCGGAGATCGACGCCTTCACCCGGCCCTACTGGGACGCCGCCGCCGACGGGCGCCTGCTGCTGCGCCGGTGCGGCGCGTGCGGGCGCGCCCACCACTACCCGCGCGAGTTCTGCCCGCACTGCTGGAGCGAGGCCGTGACCTGGGAACGGGCGAGCGGCCGGGCCACGCTCTACACCTGGTCCGTCGTCCACCGCAACGACCTGCCGCCCTTCGGGGCCCGCACCCCGTACGTCGCCGCCGTCGTCGACCTCGAAGAGGGGCCGCGGATGATGACCGAGGTGGTGGAGTGCGGGGAGGGCGACCTGCGGGTGGAGATGGCGTTGGAGGTGGCCTTCCGGGCGGAAGGGGAAGGGGAGGGGGAGGGGAGAGTGGAGGAGGGCGTCGCTGTTCCGGTGTTCCGGCCCCGCTTCTCTTCCTGA